The window aaaataacaaataagtttCCAAATTAGAAAAACCATAAGAGGATCCGGCGAGAAATACCTCAATCCGGCGGCGGGTAGGCTTTTCCGGCTGCGGCTGCAGGATTGGAAGAAGAGGATCGGAGAGAAATGTGGGAATGTGAAGAGAGAAATATGcgatctatatatattatatatttattctaaattaatatatagaataaatataatattattttatatttatatagtaaatAGTGAATGTCGGTGACATTCACTATTCACTTGTGAAATTCCCAAATCGCTATTTCGGAGCTCCTTCCTTCTCTTCAATGGCGACGACACCTCTTGGATTGTGCTCTAGTTTCTTGAAAGGAGAAACATATTCGAAGTTTCTTCCGTCGTTTCGTTTTCCTTCACCACCGTTTCCTTCTTCACATCTCTCTCTGCACTCAATAATCTTGGTTACTTTTTGATGGTTTCCGGCGGCTTTTCCGGCTGCGGCGGCTGCTGTGGTTTAGGCTGCGGCAGTTGCTGTGGTTTAGGCTGCGGCGGCTGTGGCTGTGgagtaaaataacaaataagtttCCAAATTAGAAAAACCAGAAGAGGATCCGGCGAGAAATACCTCAATCCGGCGACGGGTAGGCTTTTCCGGCTGCGGCTGCAGGATTGGAAGAAGAGGATCGAAGAGAAATGTGGGAATGTGAAGAGAGAAATATGCGAtctatgtatattatatatttattctaaattaatatatagaataaatataatattattttatatttatatagtaaatAGTGAATGTCGGTGACATTCACTATTCACTTGTGAAATTCCCAAATCGCTATTTCGGAGCTCCTTCCTTCTCTTCAATGGCGACGACACCTCTTGGATTGTGCTCTAGTTTCTTGAAAGGAGAAACATATTCGAAGTTTCTTCCGTCGTTTCGTTTTCCTTCACCACCGTTTCCTTCTTCACATCTCTCTCTGCACTCAATAATCTTGGTTACTTTTTGATGGTTTCCGGCGGCTTTTCCGGCTGCGGCGGCTGCTGTGGTTTAGGCTGCGGCGGCTGCTGTGGTTTAGGCTGCGGCGGTTGTGGCTGTGgagtaaaataacaaataagtttCCAAATTAGAAAAACCAGAAGAGGATCCGGCGAGAAATACCTCAATCCGGCGGCGGGTAGGCTTTTCCGGCTGCGGCTGCAGGATTGGAAGAAGAGGATCGGAGAGAAATGTGGGAATGTGAAGAGAGAAATATGCGAtctatgtatattatatatttattctaaattaatatatagaataaatataatattattttatatttatatagtaaatAGTGAATGTCGGTGACATTCACTATTCACTTGTGAAATTCCCAAATCGCTATTTCGGAGCTCCTTCCTTCTCTTCAATGGCGACGACACCTCTTGGATTGTGCTCTAGTTTCTTGAAAGGAGAAACATATTCGAAGTTTCTTCCGTCGTTTCGTTTTCCTTTACCACCGTTTCCTTCTTCACATCTCTCTCTACACTCAATAATCTTGGTTACTTTTTGATGGTTTCCGGCGGCTTTTCCGGCTGCGGCGGCTGCTGTGGTTTAGGCTGCGGCGGCTGTGGCTGTGgagtaaaataacaaataagtttCCAAATTAGAAAAACCAGAAGAGGATCCGGCGAGAAATACCTCAATCCGGCGGCGGGTAGGCTTTTCCGGCTGCGGCTGCAGGATTGGAAGAAGAGGATCGGAGAGAAATGTGGGAATGTGAAGAGAGAAATATGCGAtctatgtatattatatatttattctaaattaatatatagaataaatataatattattttatatttatatagcaAATAGTGAATGTCGGTGACATTCACTATTCACTTGTGAAATTCCCAAATCGCTATTTCGGAGCTCCTTCCTTCTCTTCAATGGCGACGACACCTCTTGGATTGTGCTCTAGTTTCTTGAAAGGAGAAACATATTCGAAGTTTCTTCCGTCGTTTCGTTTTCCTTCACCACCGTTTCCTTCTTCACATCTCTCTCTGCACTCAATAATCTTGGTTACTTTTTGATGGTTTCCGGCGGCTTTTCCGGCTGCGGCGGCTGCTGTGGTTTAGGCTGCGGCGGCTGCTGTGGTTTGGGCTGCGGCGGCTGTGGCTGTGgagtaaaataacaaataagtttCCAAATTAGAAAAACCAGAAGAGGATCCGGCGAGAAATACCTCAATCCGGCGGCGGGTAGGCTTTTCCGGCTGCGGCTGCAGGATTGGAAGAAGAGGATCGGAGAGAAATGTGGGAATGTGAAGAGAGAAATATGCGAtctatgtatattatatatttattctaaattaatatatagaataaatataatattattttatatttatatagtaaatAGTGAATGTCGGTGACATTCACTATTCACTTGTGAAATTCCCAAATCGCTATTTCGGAGCTCCTTCCTTCTCTTCAATGGCGACGACACCTCTTGGATTGTGCTCTAGTTTCTTGAAAGGAGAAACATATTCGAAGTTTCTTCCGTCGTTTCGTTTTCCTTCACCACCGTTTCCTTCTTCACATCTCTCTCTGCACTCAATAATCTTGGTTACTTTTTGATGGTTTCCGGCGGCTTTTCCGGCTGCGGCGGCTGCTGTGGTTTAGGCTGCGGCGGCTGTGGCTGTGgagtaaaataacaaataagtttCCAAATTAGAAAAACCATAAGAGGATCCGGCGAGAAATACCTCAATCCGGCGGCGGGTAGGCTTTTCCGGCTGCGGCTGCAGGATTGGAAGAAGAGGATCGGAGAGAAATGTGGGAATGTGAAGACAGAAATATGCGAtctatgtatattatatatttattctaaattaatatatagaataaatataatattattttatatttatatagtaaatAGTGAATGTCGGTGACATTCACTATTCACTTGTGAAATTCCCAAATCGCTATTTCGGAGCTCCTTCCTTCTCTTCAATGGCGACGACACCTCTTGGATTGTGCTCTAGTTTCTTGAAAGGAGAAACATATTTGAAGTTTCTTCCGTCGTTTCGTTTTCCTTCACCACCGTTTCCTTCTTCACATCTCTCTCTGCACTCAATAATCTTGGTTACTTTTTGATGGTTTCCGGCGGCTTTTCCGGCTGCGGCGGCTGCTGTGGTTTAGGCTGCGGCGGCTGCTGTGGTTTAGGCTGCGGCGGCTGTGGCTGTGgagtaaaataacaaataagtttTCAAATTAGAAAAACCAGAAGAGGATCCGGCGAGAAATACCTCAATCCGGCGGCGGGTAGGCTTTTCCGGCTGCGGCTGCAGGATTGGAAGAAGAGGATCGGAGAGAAATGTGGGAATGTGAAGAGAGAAATATGcgatctatatatattatatatttattctaaattaatatatagaataaatataatattattttatatttatatagtaaatAGTGAATGTCGGTGACATTCACTATTCACTTGTGAAATTCCCAAATCGCTATTTCGGAGCTCCTTCCTTCTCTTCAATGGCGACGACACCTCTTGGATTGTGCTCTAGTTTCTTGAAAGGAGAAACATATTCGAAGTTTCTTCCGTCGTTTCGTTTTCCTTCACCACCGTTTCCTTCTTCACATCTCTCTCTGCACTCAATAATCTTGGTTACTTTTTGATGGTTTCCGGCGGCTTTTCCGGCTGCGGCGGCTGCTGTGGTTTAGGCTGCGGCGGCTGTGGCTGTGgagtaaaataacaaataagtttCCAAATTAGAAAAACCAGAAGAGGATCCGGCGAGAAATACCTCAATCCGGCGGCGGGTAGGCTTTTCCGGCTGCGGCTGCAGGATTGGAAGAAGAGGATCGGAGAGAAATGTGGGAATGTGAAGAGAGAAATATGCGAtctatgtatattatatatttattctaaattaatatatagaataaatataatattattttatatttatatagtaaatAGTGAATGTCGGTGACATTCACTATTCACTTGTGAAATTCCCAAATCGCTATTTCGGAGCTCCTTCCTTCTCTTCAATGGCGACGACACCTCTTGGATTGTGCTCTAGTTTCTTGAAAGGAGAAACATATTCGAAGTTTCTTCCGTCGTTTCGTTTTCCTTCACCACCGTTTCCTTCTTCACATCTCTCTCTGCACTCAATAATCTTGGTTACTTTTTGATGGTTTCCGGCGGCTTTTCCGGCTGCGGCGGCTGCTGTGGTTTAGGCTGCGGCGGCTGCTGTGGTTTAGGCTGCGGCGGCTGTGGCTGTTgagtaaaataacaaataagtttCCAAATTAGAAAAACCAGAAGAGGATCCGGCGAGAAATACCTCAATCCGGCGGCGGGTAGGCTTTTCCGGCTGCGGCTGCAGGATTGGAAGAAGAGGATCGGAGAGAAATGTGGGAATGTGAAGAGAGAAATATGCGAtctatgtatattatatatttattctaaattaatatatagaataaatataatattattttatatttatatagtaaatAGTGAATGTCGGTGACATTCACTATTCACTTGTGAAATTCCCAAATCGCTATTTCGGAGCTCCTTCCTTCTCTTCAATGGCGACGACACCTCTTGGATTGTGCTCTAGTTTCTTGAAAGGAGAAACATATTCGAAGTTTCTTCCGTCGTTTCGTTTTCCTTCACCACCGTTTCCTTCTTCACATCTCTCTCTGCACTCAATAATCTTGGTTACTTTTTGATGGTTTCCGGCGGCTTTTCCGGCTGCGGCGGCTGCTGTGGTTTAGGCTGCGGCGGCTGCTGTGGTTTAGGCTGCGGCGGTTGTGGCTGTGgagtaaaataacaaataagtttCCAAATTAGAAAAACCAGAAGAGGATCCGGCGAGAAATACCTCAATCCGGCGGCGGGTAGGCTTTTCCGGCTGCGGCTGCAGGATTGGAAGAAGAGGATCGGAGAGAAATGTGGGAATGTGAAGAGAGAAATATGCGAtctatgtatattatatatttattctaaattaatatatagaataaatataatattattttatatttatatagtaaatAGTGAATGTCGGTGACATTCACTATTCACTTGTGAAATTCCCAAATCGCTATTTCGGAGCTCCTTCCTTCTCTTCAATGGCGACGACACCTCTTGGATTGTGCTCTAGTTTCTTGAAAGGAGAAACATATTCGAAGTTTCTTCCGTCGTTTCGTTTTCCTTCACCACCGTTTCCTTCTTCACATCTCTCTCTGCACTCAATAATCTTGGTTACTTTTTGATGGTTTCCGACGGCTTTTCCGGCTGCGGCGGCTGCTGTGGTTTAGGCTGCGGCGACTGTGGCTGTGgagtaaaataacaaataagtttCCAAATTAGAAAAACCAGAAGAGGATCCGGCGAGAAATACCTCAATCCGGCGGCGGGTAGGCTTTTCCGGCTGCGGCTGCAGGATTGGAAGAAGAGGATCGGAGAGAAATGTGGGAATGTGAAGAGAGAAATATGCGAtctatgtatattatatatttattctaaattaatatatagaataaatataatattattttatatttatatagtaaatAGTGAATGTCGGTGACATTCACTATTCACTTGTGAAATTCCCAAATCGCTATTTCGGAGCTCCTTCCTTCTCTTCAATGGCGACGACACCTCTTGGATTGTGCTCTAGTTTCTTGAAAGGAGAAACATATTCGAAGTTTCTTCCGTCGTTTCGTTTTC is drawn from Impatiens glandulifera unplaced genomic scaffold, dImpGla2.1, whole genome shotgun sequence and contains these coding sequences:
- the LOC124918344 gene encoding basic proline-rich protein-like, which codes for AASSPLKRRKELRNSDLGISQIAYFSLHIPTFLSDPLLPILQPQPEKPTRRRIEPQPPQPKPQQPPQPKPQQPPQPEKPPETIKKERCEEGNGGEGKRNDGRNFEYVSPFKKLEHNPRGVVALKRRKELRNSDLGISQIAYFSLHIPTFLSDPLLPILQPQPEKPTRRRIEPQPPQPKPQQPPQPEKPPETIKNRSRKSLPAAGLRYFSPDPLLPQPPQPKPQQPPQPEKPPETIKNRSRKSLPAAGLRYFSPDPLLPQPPQPKPQQPPQPEKPPETIKNHSRRSLNHSSRRSLNHSSRRSRKSRRKPSKPQPPQPKPQQPPQPKPQQPPQPEKPPETIKNRSRKSLPAAGLRYFSPDPLLPQSPQPKPQQPPQPEKPSETIKNRSRKSLPAAGLRYFSPDPLLPQPPQPKPQQPPQPKPQQPPQPEKPPETIKNRSRKSLPAAGLRYFSPDPLLPQPPQPKPQQPPQPKPQQPPQPEKPPETIKNRSRKSLPAAGLRYFSPDPLLPQPPQPKPQQPPQPEKPPETIKNRSRKSLPAAGLRYFSPDPLLPQPPQPKPQQPPQPKPQQPPQPEKPPETIKNRSRKSLPAAGLRYFSPDPLMPQPPQPKPQQPPQPEKPPETIKNRSRKSLPAAGLRYFSPDPLLPQPPQPKPQQPPQPKPQQPPQPEKPPETIKNRSRKSLPAAGLRYFSPDPLLPQPPQPKPQQPPQPEKPPETIKNRSRKSLPAAGLRYFSPDPLLPQPPQPKPQQPPQPKPQQPPQPEKPPETIKNRSRKSLPVAGLRYFSPDPLLPQPPQPKPQQLPQPKPQQPPQPEKPPETIK